TGGCGGCTCACGAGCTACGCAATCCCATGACGCCCATCAGGGGCCAGATCGACGTATTGCTGCGGAGTATGCGCTCCGGCGCTTACGCGCCCGAACGAGTTCAGCATGGGCTCGAGCGCCTGGAGTGGCTCATCGAGCGCTACATGCGGCGGGCGACAACACTTCTGGACGTGTCTCGTGCCACCACAGGTAAGCTCAGGTTGGTACCCCAACCTGTCCATCTCGCCTCCCTGATACGCGAGGTCGTGAGCAGTCTTACGCCTTTGGCGTCCTTCGCAGGCTCGGTTTTCACCGTCGAGGTTCCTGATTGTATCGAGGGTAGTTGGGATCGCCTTGCGCTTGAGCAGATCCTGGAGAACCTCACTTCCAACGCCATCAAGTACGGCGAGGGTAAGCCGATTTTGGTGTCTGCTGAGTTGCAGGGCGGCACGGCAGTCGTTCATGTTCGAGACCTTGGTCCGGGTATCAGCGAGGCCGACCAGGCGCGCATCTTCGAGCGTTTCGAGCGAGCTGTTGATTTGAGCAAGCAAGGAATGGGGTTTGGAGTAGGGCTCTGGATCGTGCGCCAACTCGCCCAGGCCATGGGCGGAGAAATCGGGGTGGATTGCAGCCTTGGCCAAGGCTCGACGTTTACCGTCTCCCTTCCACTTGAACCGGGGAACCAGGGATGACCGAGGCCGCAGCCACGAACAAGACTGCGCCCAAGCGAGAACCGTTGCCGCGCGTTCCCACCGGCATCCCGGGGCTGGACGCCATTCTGGACGGCGGCTTCGTTCGTGGAGGCATCGCGATCATTCAGGGTCAACCGGGCGCCGGCAAGACCATCCTGGGCAATCAAATTTGTTACAATCACATCGCCGCTGGAGGCCGAGCGCTTTACATCACGCTGCTCGCCGAGAGCCACTCACGCATGCTCGGCCATATCGGGCAGCTGGGGTTCTTCAACGAAGCCGCGATCCCTGACCATATCTACTACATGAGCGCCTTCAAGGTCTTGGAAGACGACGGGCTCAAGGGATTGCTGAGCGTCATTAGAAGGGAGGTTCAGCGGCGGGAAGCTGGCGTCGTGATCCTCGACGGCCTGGTGGCCGTTGAAGAAACGGCCGATAGCCCGCGCGAGTTCAAGAAGTTCATCCACGAGCTCCAGACGCAGGCGACGCTGGCAGACTGCACCATGTTCCTGCTGACCAGCGCAAGCGCCGGAAACATCCCGCTCGCCGCCGAGCACACGATGGTCGACGGTGTGGTCGAGATGCGAAGCGAGCTTTACGGCCGAAAAGCCGAACGGCACCTCCAGGTACATAAAAGGCGGGGCGGCGGTTTCGTACGGGGGCAGCACGCCTATCGTATCGATGATACTGGTATCGTGGTCTATCCCCGGACCGAGGCGCTTCTGAAACGCCCCAGCGCTGTCCAAAACCTCGACTCAGCGGACCGGCTTCCTACGTCGATCGTGGGGGTCGACGGCATGATCGGCGGCGGTATCGTCCGCGGCTCATCCACCGCCATCATCGGGCCGACCGGAATTGGCAAGACGATCTTCGGGTTGCATTTCCTGAGCGGCTGTGGGCCGTCGGAGCCCGGTCTGATGTTTGGCATGCATGAGCCTGCAGAGGCGCTCTATGCCCAGGCCAGAAACCTTGGTCTTCCCGTCGCAGATCACATCGATCGTGGCGTCGTCGACATCATGTGGCGCCCGACGACCGAAGGGGTCCTCGATCAGATATGCACGGAACTGCTGGATGCGGTCCGGCGCCGGGGCGCGCGGCGAGTCTTTATCGACGGCATCGATGGTTTTACGCAGATCGCCTCGGATAACTCTCGGGTCAGTCATGTTGTGACTGCCTTGTCGAACGAGTTGAGGGCGCTGGGCGTTACCACTCTGTGGAGTGCGCAGGTAGACGTCGGGTATCAGGATGTGGCGAGCCCGCTCAGCGGACTGGCGCTTCAGGGGCTATCCCCGATCGTCGAAAACATCATCGTCATGCGCCATGTGGAATTGCGCGCAAAGCTCTTCCGTATGATCAACGTGCTCAAGGCTCGCCTGAGCTCGATCGAGCGATCGTTCAGGTGCTTCGAGGTCGGAGGAAGCGGGATCGTGGTGGACCCTGACTCAACGTGTGCCGAAGATGTCCTGGCAGAGCTGCTTGAACGCCCCTTCATGCGCGGGGGTGTGCCGGGCAGCGGTGCGACGGGTGGAACCTAGCAGTGGCGGTCGTACTCATCGTCGACGACGAGTTCGGCATTGCCGACGTGCTCTCAGCCATGTTGGAGGATGAGGGGCATAGGGTGCTGAGCGCCATCAACGGGCGTGCGGCGTTGGAGCGAATGGCTGAAGAACTGCCTGACCTCGTCATTTCGGACTACATGATGCCAGTCATGGATGGAGCGGCGCTGTTGGCCAGGATGGCGGCTGAGCCGAGACTGGCCAACGTGCCGGTGGCGCTCATGAGTTCCATGTCTGAGGATACAATTGCCGAACACTGCCGCGGCTACGTGGCTTTCATGCGCAAGCCATTCCGGATGAACGACGTTTTTGCGCTAGTCAGTCGAATTCTGCCGAGCCCGGGCCAGCCTGCCGCAGTCGAGTAGGCAGTCGTCGCAGGGGCATTGTTCAAGACGGTGGCTGGGCGGGCTGTCTTTTCCGCATCAGGTGCTTTCCATCGCCACTCAGGCTTCAACTCGGACCGTTCAGAAATGCAGTAGTCTCGCAGATGAACGAGTGTCCGAAGTCGGGGAGCAGCGAGAAGGCTCTGAGTGACCGGAACTGGGTCTCCATTTTTCGGCACGATGCCTAGGATGTCCGAGTTGCCTCCTCTTGGTTGCAGCGACGGGCCGAGGTTCACTCGAACCAATGATTCTATTCTATTCGCTCAAGGGCGTTCCAGCGCGGCAGTGATGTGCTGACCAAGCTTGTGCGCGGTATCGCTGATCGAAGGAGCTTCAAGCAAAGCGATCTCGGTATCAGAAAGAAGGGGAAGGCCTGCCTCAGGGCCAACCACCACGAGTGTTTCCGGTACCATCTCGCGCGGCAGTACGGTCAATCCCAGGCCGGCTTTCACTGCGGCTCGGCTGCCGGCGAGGCTCGTCGAGGTATAGGCGATGCGCCAGGGACGTTTGAGCCCGTCCAGCGCATCGATGGCGCGCTTGCGATAGACGCAGGGCTGCGGGGAGACGATTAGGGGGATTGTGTCGCGCCCATCGGCAGCGCTTCGGTCACGCGCCACCCACACCAGCGGTTCGCGCCACACGCGGGTGCCGTGCAGCGTTGCTTCGGCCAAGGTGGGTTCTCGCTTCACCAGCACGAGATCGAAGGCGCCGGCATGGAAGCGCTCGAGCAGGTTGAGCGTCAGATCGCAGGTCACCTCCAACTCGACCAGCGGGTGCGCTTCCATGAACTCGGCAAGGACTGAGGGTAGGTGGGCGGTGGCGAAATCCTCCGGCACGCCGAGCCGCACGAAACCGGCGATCTCCGGCTCGAACAGCTCCGCGATAGCTTTGTCGTTCAGATGAAGCAGTTTCCTTGCGGGGCCCAGCAAACGTTCACCGTCACCGGTGAGGCGCAGCGATTTGGGCGAACGATCGAAGAGGCTGCGGCCTAGAAGTTCTTCGAGGCGTTTCACTTGCAAGCTGACTGTCGATTGCGTTCGCCCCAACCGCTCACCGGCACGCGTAAAGCTGCCCAGGTCAGCGATGGTGACGAAGCAGCGCAGCAAATCGATGTCCAGATTACGCAGCATGGCGTTGTTCTAGCTCAATCATTGATTTCGTCAATGGATGCCATTTCAACAACTCGTTTTCCTCATTGATGCTTGCACTCCAAGTTTGCGGCGAGGAGACCCGCCATGACCGCGACTTTGACCGCTAGCTCGCACTTGCATACGCCCCAGCCTTCTCCCGCCGGCTTCCTGCTCGGATCCGCTGCGGTCTTCCTGATAATGGTCGTGCTGCGCACACCTTTGAGCGGGCCGATCGTGAACTTCGACGGTTTCGCCTCCGCCATATGCGCGCTGATCGTGTTCGTATCCGCTGCGGTTGCGGCCTTCTCTTGGCGACACATGCGCGCCTCGCGCTTCCGCGCTTTCGCCATGCACATGGTTGCTCTGGTCGCCTGCGCGCTCGGCTTCGTCATCGCGGACCATGTGGCGCTTTTCGCGGCTTGCTGGATCGCAAGCGGGCTTCTGCTCGCCAGGCTGATCGGACACGCGGATAACTGGCCTGCAGCCAACCGCGCCAGCCGCTCGACCGCACGCATCTTCATGGCCGCCGATGCCGCTCTGCTGACCGGCCTGGCGCTGCTGTGCTGGCGCCTGGGCACCAGTTCGATCGAGGAACTGATGGCGAGCGTCAGCCAGGCGCCCCGTCAATCGGCCGAGATCAATGCAGGCGCGCTGGCCATCGCCGCGCTCACGCGCTGCGCCATTCCCCCGGTGTCGGGCTGGCTGCTGTCTTCGATGACGGCCCCAACGCCGGTCTCGGCGCTGATGCATGCGGGCCTGGTCAACGCCGGCGGAGTGCTTGTGTTGCGCTTCGCACCCTTGCTGGAGGCTGCGCCCTTCGTGCGCATTTCGCTCGTGGCGATCGGCGCGGCAGGTGCCCTCTACGGAGCTGGCATCATGCTGGTGCGGCCCGACGTCAAGCGTGCGCTGGCGGGATCGACCGTGTCTCAGATGAGCTTCATGATGATGTCCTGTGCGCTGGGGGCCTACAGTGCGGCGCTCTGGCACTTGTTGGCGCACGGCTTGTTCAAGGCTTGGCTTTTCCTCGGCGCCGGCATGACGGCGCGCACTCCGCAAGCCAAGACGGCTGCCTCTGTGCCGGTTGTCGGAGCGCTCGCTGCGACCGGCATTACGATGGCAGCCCTGGTCACGGCCGGCGTGATCGAGATGGCGCAGCCCAGTTTCGTGCCGCTTAGCCTCGCGCTGCTGACTGCCTTGCTCGCGACATTTTCGATCGTGGGTCATGCCCGGCGGCACGCCATGGCCCGGGGTGTGGCACTGATCGCCGCGCTTGCCGGGTTCCAGGCTGCCGGTCTCACCATGACCCGTGCGCTGGTCGGGGCCGACGGGCCGACGATTGCACCGGCCGCCGCGCAGATCCTCATCGCCTTGATCTTCGCATCAGCCCTGGCCTGGCAGTTCTGGCCTCGGCGGAAGGGGCCGACGATGCCGCGCGCCCTGTACGTTCACTTCCTCAACGCCGGCGTGGTCACACGGTGACTGCCTCCGCCCCGACCCAAGGAGTATAAGATGAACCTTGTTCTGGATCATGCCGTGTTCGACGCCTGCTCCTCCTCGCTCGAGCGGACCGCCAACCTCATCGACGTCGCATCGATGACGGTCTCGCCGCTCTGGCCGCTCGAAAGCCCGATCGCGGTCAATCCTCTGGCAGGCTTCGAGGACATGCCGTTCCCCGATGCAGTGTCGAACGCGGCGGAACTGTTCGACGCCCGCGCTGGGCTTCCGCTGAAGCACTGGCGGGCGCTGCTGAACCAAGGCCGGGTCAGCGAAGTCGTTCTGTCCCGTATTGCGGTGGAGCGACTGGGTGGGCCGAGCACGGCCTTTCAGTTCATCGCTCCCGACGTCACCGCGTATGACTTGCTGATGAAGCGGCTGGTCGAAATGGAAGAGACCACGCCCGCAAATGACGGGCCACCCGAACTTACGCCTGGCGAAGCGCTCATCGCCAAGTGG
The window above is part of the Novosphingobium sp. 9U genome. Proteins encoded here:
- a CDS encoding sensor histidine kinase KdpD; its protein translation is MKAGHADPAPGHLLEEIARLREAVAARDAFIAVAAHELRNPMTPIRGQIDVLLRSMRSGAYAPERVQHGLERLEWLIERYMRRATTLLDVSRATTGKLRLVPQPVHLASLIREVVSSLTPLASFAGSVFTVEVPDCIEGSWDRLALEQILENLTSNAIKYGEGKPILVSAELQGGTAVVHVRDLGPGISEADQARIFERFERAVDLSKQGMGFGVGLWIVRQLAQAMGGEIGVDCSLGQGSTFTVSLPLEPGNQG
- a CDS encoding ATPase domain-containing protein — translated: MTEAAATNKTAPKREPLPRVPTGIPGLDAILDGGFVRGGIAIIQGQPGAGKTILGNQICYNHIAAGGRALYITLLAESHSRMLGHIGQLGFFNEAAIPDHIYYMSAFKVLEDDGLKGLLSVIRREVQRREAGVVILDGLVAVEETADSPREFKKFIHELQTQATLADCTMFLLTSASAGNIPLAAEHTMVDGVVEMRSELYGRKAERHLQVHKRRGGGFVRGQHAYRIDDTGIVVYPRTEALLKRPSAVQNLDSADRLPTSIVGVDGMIGGGIVRGSSTAIIGPTGIGKTIFGLHFLSGCGPSEPGLMFGMHEPAEALYAQARNLGLPVADHIDRGVVDIMWRPTTEGVLDQICTELLDAVRRRGARRVFIDGIDGFTQIASDNSRVSHVVTALSNELRALGVTTLWSAQVDVGYQDVASPLSGLALQGLSPIVENIIVMRHVELRAKLFRMINVLKARLSSIERSFRCFEVGGSGIVVDPDSTCAEDVLAELLERPFMRGGVPGSGATGGT
- a CDS encoding response regulator, encoding MAVVLIVDDEFGIADVLSAMLEDEGHRVLSAINGRAALERMAEELPDLVISDYMMPVMDGAALLARMAAEPRLANVPVALMSSMSEDTIAEHCRGYVAFMRKPFRMNDVFALVSRILPSPGQPAAVE
- a CDS encoding LysR substrate-binding domain-containing protein: MLRCFVTIADLGSFTRAGERLGRTQSTVSLQVKRLEELLGRSLFDRSPKSLRLTGDGERLLGPARKLLHLNDKAIAELFEPEIAGFVRLGVPEDFATAHLPSVLAEFMEAHPLVELEVTCDLTLNLLERFHAGAFDLVLVKREPTLAEATLHGTRVWREPLVWVARDRSAADGRDTIPLIVSPQPCVYRKRAIDALDGLKRPWRIAYTSTSLAGSRAAVKAGLGLTVLPREMVPETLVVVGPEAGLPLLSDTEIALLEAPSISDTAHKLGQHITAALERP
- a CDS encoding proton-conducting transporter membrane subunit — its product is MTATLTASSHLHTPQPSPAGFLLGSAAVFLIMVVLRTPLSGPIVNFDGFASAICALIVFVSAAVAAFSWRHMRASRFRAFAMHMVALVACALGFVIADHVALFAACWIASGLLLARLIGHADNWPAANRASRSTARIFMAADAALLTGLALLCWRLGTSSIEELMASVSQAPRQSAEINAGALAIAALTRCAIPPVSGWLLSSMTAPTPVSALMHAGLVNAGGVLVLRFAPLLEAAPFVRISLVAIGAAGALYGAGIMLVRPDVKRALAGSTVSQMSFMMMSCALGAYSAALWHLLAHGLFKAWLFLGAGMTARTPQAKTAASVPVVGALAATGITMAALVTAGVIEMAQPSFVPLSLALLTALLATFSIVGHARRHAMARGVALIAALAGFQAAGLTMTRALVGADGPTIAPAAAQILIALIFASALAWQFWPRRKGPTMPRALYVHFLNAGVVTR